One window of Camelus dromedarius isolate mCamDro1 chromosome 18, mCamDro1.pat, whole genome shotgun sequence genomic DNA carries:
- the CCM2L gene encoding cerebral cavernous malformations 2 protein-like isoform X1 — protein MEYEVKKGKKGFVSPIRRLVFPKAGRRAAFRTSVSRRPLHSMPLYPPDYLIDPQILLCDYLEKEVKFLGHLTWVTSSLNPSSRDELLQLLDTARQLKELPLKTTAEQDSILSLSARCLLLTWRDNEELILRIPTHEIAAASYLQDDALHLLVLKTGLGVDPVPAGVDASPGGAGRDPGQPGAAPEKRRVGTTERRHTICSLDWRMAWGGGSGSEARAGGGGGGGGGSLERQRAGARASGSWERRQTFSGSWERRHGGGGGAGKPGGSWERRQAGGGGSWERRHPGPNPLDPQDPSPDAYCNLVILAVANRDAAEESCALICQVFQIIYGDQSIECVDRAGYHYMSTPERPWLCSRSESCRTDGTYAYDADFSCCSSFNSSQDTFEACYSGTSTPSFHGSHCSGSDHSGLGLEQLQDYMVTLRSKLGPSEIQQFALLLREYRLGLPIQDYCNGLLKLYGDRRKFLLLGMRPFIPDQDIGYFEGFLEGVGIREGGILTDSFGRIKRSMSSTSASAVRSYDGAAQRPEAQAFHRLLADITHDIEALAPDDDESTDEEARGSPGGGDAAEDNYL, from the exons GGCTTCGTGTCCCCTATCCGGAGGCTGGTGTTCCCCAAGGCCGGTCGCCGGGCAGCCTTTCGGACCAGTGTGAGCCGCCGGCCCCTGCACTCGATGCCTCTTTATCCTCCCGACTACCTCATCGACCCCCAGATTCTGCTGTGTGACTATCTGGAGAAAGAGGTCAAG TTCCTGGGCCATCTCACCTGGGTCACCTCCTCACTGAACCCCTCCAGCCGGGACGAGCTCCTACAGTTGCTGGACACGGCCAGG CAGCTGAAAGAGTTGCCGCTGAAGACCACGGCGGAGCAGGACAGCATCCTGAGCCTGTCCGCCCGCTGCCTGCTGCTCACCTGGCGCGACAACGAGGAGCTCATCCTGCGCATTCCCACGCACGAGATAGCCGCCGCCTCCTACCTGCAAGACGATGCTCTGCACCTGCTGGTGCTTAAGACTG GTCTGGGCGTGGATCCGGTGCCAGCCGGCGTAGACGCCAGCCCCGGCGGCGCAGGGCGCGACCCCGGCCAGCCAGGCGCGGCGCCGGAGAAGCGGCGGGTGGGCACCACCGAGCGGCGCCACACCATCTGCAGTCTGGACTGGCGGATGGCGTGGGGCGGGGGCTCGGGCTCCGAGgcccgggctgggggcgggggcggcggcggcggcggcagcctGGAGCGCCAGCGCGCCGGGGCGCGGGCGTCGGGCAGCTGGGAGCGGAGGCAGACGTTCAGCGGCAGCTGGGAGCGGCggcacggcggcggcggcggcgcgggcaaGCCGGGCGGCAGCTGGGAACGGAGGcaggcgggcggcggcggcagtTGGGAGCGGCGCCACCCGGGCCCCAACCCTCTCGACCCTCAGGACCCCAGCCCCGACGCCTACTGCAACCTCGTCATCCTGGCTGTGGCCAACAGG GATGCTGCCGAGGAGTCCTGCGCCCTCATCTGTCAGGTCTTCCAGATCATCTACGGGGACCAGAGCATTGAGTGCGTGGACCGGGCCGGCTACCACTACATGTCCACACCCGAAAGGCCATGGCTGTGCAGCCGCA GTGAGAGCTGCCGCACGGACGGGACTTACGCCTATGACGCCGACTTCAGCTGCTGCAGCTCCTT CAATAGCTCCCAAGACACATTCGAAGCGTGTTACAGCGGCACGTCCACACCCTCTTTCCATGGCTCCCACTGCAGCGGCAGCGACCACAGCGGCCTGGGCCTTGAGCAGCTGCAGGACTACATGGTCACG TTGCGGAGTAAGCTGGGGCCCTCTGAGATCCAGCAGTTTGCACTGCTGCTGAGGGAGTACCGACTGGGGCTGCCCATCCAGGACTATTGCAACGGCCTGCTGAAGCTCTATGGAGACCGGCGCAAGTTCCTCCTCCTTG GAATGCGGCCTTTCATCCCGGACCAGGACATCGGCTACTtcgagggcttcctggagggcgTGGGCATCCGCGAGGGCGGCATCCTCACCGACAGCTTCGGCCGCATCAAGCGCAGCATGAGCTCCACGTCGGCGTCGGCCGTGCGCAGCTACGACGGCGCTGCCCAGCGGCCCGAGGCGCAGGCCTTCCACCGGCTGCTGGCCGACATCACGCACGACATCGAGGCTCTAGCCCCAGACGACGACGAAAGTACAGATGAGGAGGCCCGGGGCTCCCCGGGCGGGGGCGACGCGGCGGAGGACAACTACCTGTAG
- the CCM2L gene encoding cerebral cavernous malformations 2 protein-like isoform X2 — translation MEYEVKKGKKGFVSPIRRLVFPKAGRRAAFRTSVSRRPLHSMPLYPPDYLIDPQILLCDYLEKEVKFLGHLTWVTSSLNPSSRDELLQLLDTARQLKELPLKTTAEQDSILSLSARCLLLTWRDNEELILRIPTHEIAAASYLQDDALHLLVLKTGLGVDPVPAGVDASPGGAGRDPGQPGAAPEKRRVGTTERRHTICSLDWRMAWGGGSGSEARAGGGGGGGGGSLERQRAGARASGSWERRQTFSGSWERRHGGGGGAGKPGGSWERRQAGGGGSWERRHPGPNPLDPQDPSPDAYCNLVILAVANRDAAEESCALICQVFQIIYGDQSIECVDRAGYHYMSTPERPWLCSRSESCRTDGTYAYDADFSCCSSFNSSQDTFEACYSGTSTPSFHGSHCSGSDHSGLGLEQLQDYMVTLRSKLGPSEIQQFALLLREYRLGLPIQDYCNGLLKLYGDRRKFLLLDEKTEA, via the exons GGCTTCGTGTCCCCTATCCGGAGGCTGGTGTTCCCCAAGGCCGGTCGCCGGGCAGCCTTTCGGACCAGTGTGAGCCGCCGGCCCCTGCACTCGATGCCTCTTTATCCTCCCGACTACCTCATCGACCCCCAGATTCTGCTGTGTGACTATCTGGAGAAAGAGGTCAAG TTCCTGGGCCATCTCACCTGGGTCACCTCCTCACTGAACCCCTCCAGCCGGGACGAGCTCCTACAGTTGCTGGACACGGCCAGG CAGCTGAAAGAGTTGCCGCTGAAGACCACGGCGGAGCAGGACAGCATCCTGAGCCTGTCCGCCCGCTGCCTGCTGCTCACCTGGCGCGACAACGAGGAGCTCATCCTGCGCATTCCCACGCACGAGATAGCCGCCGCCTCCTACCTGCAAGACGATGCTCTGCACCTGCTGGTGCTTAAGACTG GTCTGGGCGTGGATCCGGTGCCAGCCGGCGTAGACGCCAGCCCCGGCGGCGCAGGGCGCGACCCCGGCCAGCCAGGCGCGGCGCCGGAGAAGCGGCGGGTGGGCACCACCGAGCGGCGCCACACCATCTGCAGTCTGGACTGGCGGATGGCGTGGGGCGGGGGCTCGGGCTCCGAGgcccgggctgggggcgggggcggcggcggcggcggcagcctGGAGCGCCAGCGCGCCGGGGCGCGGGCGTCGGGCAGCTGGGAGCGGAGGCAGACGTTCAGCGGCAGCTGGGAGCGGCggcacggcggcggcggcggcgcgggcaaGCCGGGCGGCAGCTGGGAACGGAGGcaggcgggcggcggcggcagtTGGGAGCGGCGCCACCCGGGCCCCAACCCTCTCGACCCTCAGGACCCCAGCCCCGACGCCTACTGCAACCTCGTCATCCTGGCTGTGGCCAACAGG GATGCTGCCGAGGAGTCCTGCGCCCTCATCTGTCAGGTCTTCCAGATCATCTACGGGGACCAGAGCATTGAGTGCGTGGACCGGGCCGGCTACCACTACATGTCCACACCCGAAAGGCCATGGCTGTGCAGCCGCA GTGAGAGCTGCCGCACGGACGGGACTTACGCCTATGACGCCGACTTCAGCTGCTGCAGCTCCTT CAATAGCTCCCAAGACACATTCGAAGCGTGTTACAGCGGCACGTCCACACCCTCTTTCCATGGCTCCCACTGCAGCGGCAGCGACCACAGCGGCCTGGGCCTTGAGCAGCTGCAGGACTACATGGTCACG TTGCGGAGTAAGCTGGGGCCCTCTGAGATCCAGCAGTTTGCACTGCTGCTGAGGGAGTACCGACTGGGGCTGCCCATCCAGGACTATTGCAACGGCCTGCTGAAGCTCTATGGAGACCGGCGCAAGTTCCTCCTCCTTG atgagaaaactgaagcttag
- the CCM2L gene encoding cerebral cavernous malformations 2 protein-like isoform X3, translated as MEYEVKKGKKGFVSPIRRLVFPKAGRRAAFRTSVSRRPLHSMPLYPPDYLIDPQILLCDYLEKEVKFLGHLTWVTSSLNPSSRDELLQLLDTARQLKELPLKTTAEQDSILSLSARCLLLTWRDNEELILRIPTHEIAAASYLQDDALHLLVLKTGLGVDPVPAGVDASPGGAGRDPGQPGAAPEKRRVGTTERRHTICSLDWRMAWGGGSGSEARAGGGGGGGGGSLERQRAGARASGSWERRQTFSGSWERRHGGGGGAGKPGGSWERRQAGGGGSWERRHPGPNPLDPQDPSPDAYCNLVILAVANRDAAEESCALICQVFQIIYGDQSIECVDRAGYHYMSTPERPWLCSRTIAPKTHSKRVTAARPHPLSMAPTAAAATTAAWALSSCRTTWSRCGVSWGPLRSSSLHCC; from the exons GGCTTCGTGTCCCCTATCCGGAGGCTGGTGTTCCCCAAGGCCGGTCGCCGGGCAGCCTTTCGGACCAGTGTGAGCCGCCGGCCCCTGCACTCGATGCCTCTTTATCCTCCCGACTACCTCATCGACCCCCAGATTCTGCTGTGTGACTATCTGGAGAAAGAGGTCAAG TTCCTGGGCCATCTCACCTGGGTCACCTCCTCACTGAACCCCTCCAGCCGGGACGAGCTCCTACAGTTGCTGGACACGGCCAGG CAGCTGAAAGAGTTGCCGCTGAAGACCACGGCGGAGCAGGACAGCATCCTGAGCCTGTCCGCCCGCTGCCTGCTGCTCACCTGGCGCGACAACGAGGAGCTCATCCTGCGCATTCCCACGCACGAGATAGCCGCCGCCTCCTACCTGCAAGACGATGCTCTGCACCTGCTGGTGCTTAAGACTG GTCTGGGCGTGGATCCGGTGCCAGCCGGCGTAGACGCCAGCCCCGGCGGCGCAGGGCGCGACCCCGGCCAGCCAGGCGCGGCGCCGGAGAAGCGGCGGGTGGGCACCACCGAGCGGCGCCACACCATCTGCAGTCTGGACTGGCGGATGGCGTGGGGCGGGGGCTCGGGCTCCGAGgcccgggctgggggcgggggcggcggcggcggcggcagcctGGAGCGCCAGCGCGCCGGGGCGCGGGCGTCGGGCAGCTGGGAGCGGAGGCAGACGTTCAGCGGCAGCTGGGAGCGGCggcacggcggcggcggcggcgcgggcaaGCCGGGCGGCAGCTGGGAACGGAGGcaggcgggcggcggcggcagtTGGGAGCGGCGCCACCCGGGCCCCAACCCTCTCGACCCTCAGGACCCCAGCCCCGACGCCTACTGCAACCTCGTCATCCTGGCTGTGGCCAACAGG GATGCTGCCGAGGAGTCCTGCGCCCTCATCTGTCAGGTCTTCCAGATCATCTACGGGGACCAGAGCATTGAGTGCGTGGACCGGGCCGGCTACCACTACATGTCCACACCCGAAAGGCCATGGCTGTGCAGCCGCA CAATAGCTCCCAAGACACATTCGAAGCGTGTTACAGCGGCACGTCCACACCCTCTTTCCATGGCTCCCACTGCAGCGGCAGCGACCACAGCGGCCTGGGCCTTGAGCAGCTGCAGGACTACATGGTCACG TTGCGGAGTAAGCTGGGGCCCTCTGAGATCCAGCAGTTTGCACTGCTGCTGA